Part of the Quercus robur chromosome 5, dhQueRobu3.1, whole genome shotgun sequence genome, ACAGCAAGATAAAGTTAGTTTTAATGATTCTATGTTTCCGATATTCTTCTTGCTTCCTCAGGTCttccatttctttatattttttcctaaggggtattagaaagaaatataaagaagtGGAACACGTGAGGTTGCAAGAAGAATCTCGGTAACAAAGAATCATTACAGCTAACTTTTTCTTGCTGCTTGTAAAGCAGAACTTGAAAACGTGTCTCCATATGAACCTCCGAAAGATGAACTGGTGAGTAACTTTGAGAATCCAATTATTGCACCTGATCGGAGTAAGCTGTCAAAACGGCATGGTGCAACTTCTGCGGCTCAGGTAATTAATCTTTATTGCTTGAATTTGTACTTCATGCAGAAGTTGGGCTTATGCTCTGCTTTTTGGTCATTAGCCTTTTCTTGTTAGCCTATCATTAAATTGTAGAAATTCTGGAAGTATGCATAGGATATGATGATATATTTATGATTGACAAAGAATATTTAAACTATATCATTCCACCTTTTTGTTATCTTTCCTTGTATGCTTCATGATTAAATATTCTTTGTCAAGCAAAagaaatcatcaaatttgcAGTTAGGGTGTATAGTTGTCTATTCAACCCATTTTCTTGCTAATCATCTTTTTTGGAGTGTTAGGTCGTACCATGGTAAAATAATTGTTGCagataattttataatctatatcATTCACCTGCAGACTTAATTTACTATAGTGGGCTTGTTATGATTGGTTATTTAATTGTCATATCCTTgcacatcattatcattatttattcttctgTCCAATTTTAATTCTGTATCCCTATATATGCATTCTGATATCTTTGTATGCTTCTGGACAGAAAAACCATTTCTCTGGCTTGCACAAACCTTATTTGAAGCTATCTTTTGACACGGTTCAACAATTAATGAATGTGAAGAGTGACCTATTGCATGTCGTTCAAAGAAACCAGGCAAAATTTGATGCTGCAGAAGCATATGAGTCCATTATAGCAGGGAAAAGGTAAGGCTGTATTCTTCATTCAGGTTCCATTTGCGTTGAACCAgccattatatatttttcagtGAAAAggttattgttttctttctgcAGTTGTACTCCCTAGCACAATACCAATCATCACTCACAGCCGCAGTTCAGGCTCTCAACCAAAACCAGAGGAACGCTTCCTTTCAAGTTGTTGATTACTTGGTTGAAGAGCTTCGTGATGAATCAACATATAAAGCCTTCTGTAAAGACCTTGAGGATGCCAATATCTTTATTGGGTCTTTCATTTTTGTAGAGGAGCTTGCTTTGAAGGTTAAGGATGCTGtggagaaagaaagggaaagactTGATGCAGTGTTGGTGTTTCGTTCAATGCCTGAGGTAATGAGACTCAACAAGCTGGGGTCTTTCAGTATGTCACAGCTGGGACAGTCAAAGAGCCCCTTTTTCCAGCTCTTTAAGAGAAAGAAGCAGTCTGCTGGGTTTGCAGAGAGTATGTTAACTTAGTTTGAAAGGACTTTGCCTAAGGTTTTGAAATATTTGCCTACTGATAAGGCGCAGGATGCTAGGGTTTATATACTTACTTTGCAGTTTTGGCTAGGAGCCTCACCTGATAACCTGCAAACTTTCTTGAAAATGATTTCTGGGTCTTATGTGCCTGCCCTGAAGGGGATCAAGATTGAGTATTCGGACCCGGTTTTATATTTGGATAGTGGGGTTTGTCATCCTTTGGCTCCTTGTATGTATGAGGATGTGAAGGAGTATTTGAATTGGTATGATACTAGAAAAGGATGCTAATGAGAAGCTTAAGGGTCCAAATGCACCAATTGTTGGTCTGATTTTGCAGAGGAGTCACATTGTTACTGGGGATGAGAGTCACTATGTGGCTGTGATTATGGAATTGGAGGCAAAAGGGGCTAAAGTGATTCCAATTTTCGCCGGTGGGCTTGACTTTTCAGGGCCTGTGGAGAGGTATTTGATTGATCCAATCACGAAGAAGCCGTTTGTGCATTCAGTGATATCACTTACTGGTTTTGCACTTGTCGGGGGGCCAGCCAGGCAGGATCATCCCAGGGCTGTTGAGGCACTGAGGAAGCTTGATGTGCCTTATATTGTTGCATTGCCTCTGCTATTTCAGACAACTGAGGAATGGTTGAATAGTACCTTGGGGCTTCACCCAATTCAGGTAGCTTTGCAAGTTGCTCTGCCAGAGCTAGATGGAGGCATGGAGCCCATTGTTTTTGCCGGTCGGGATCCTAGAACAGGCAAGTATATCTTCCTTATCAATTATTTCTATTGTTGTTggaatttcattttattgttattgcttATATAGTCTGATTATAGTTAAGTCATCACCTTGGAAATGCTCTCAGGAAAAAACCAAAAGCTTCCTCAGCTTTTTAAATCAAGTGCAGTATTTACTTCTGAAAACAAGTACAGATTCACATATACTTAAccataaattacattttattttaaatggttTTATTACACGAGCTGAAGTAGTTTTATTGTTGCCTTGTCTTGTTTCCCATCAAATTCAGTACACTCTATCTCAGATGCCCTCTTTCTTAAGGGTTAATTAACGATGTAATGTGATTGCAGGAAAATCACATGCTCTGCACAAGAGGGTGGAGCAACTTTGTACTAGAGCAATCAGATGGGGTGaattgaagagaaaatgaaacGTATATTTGCATTTGTGCTAAATACTTTTGGCCAATAAATAGTGTTTTCCTAGATGGATTATggtaactttattattattttcccttTTACAATATGATTTGCAAATAATAGAAAACCTAAGTCAGCTTGAAAGAGTTCCAGCCCAGAAAAGCTTCTATGTGTAGTAGTGACTAACAAAGAATCGTTtgggtttcaaaattttggtatGCTATAAATTCTGAATTTGTAATATTCAAAAGGAAAGTCCTTTTGTGTGCGTCTGTGTATTcctgaattacattttcttttcactAAGTCGCATTTCTTTTGATCTTGTTCAAGCTTTCGGGACAGAAGGTATGAATACAAAGGACTTCACAAGGTTTGGAAAGGGAAGTTGTCAGAAGCCAAGGCTAGTGGAAATTCTATAAAAATCCAGGAAGCACAAGGTGGTTGTTGTATTCATCAGCTTTTGGAACAATTGGAATATAGTCAATTTGTGATGATGAGTTACATAGTCTCATATTGTTTTTGCAGGATATGGTAGTGCTTTATGATTCATTACAACTTGCCCATAAGTGTATACTGAATTCCTTCTATGGTTACGTCATGCGCAACTGAGTTTGGTGATTTCCATTTGGTTTAATGTATTAATTGCATGGAGCCTGTTGTTACAGTGGCTTCTGTGTTTGTGTTATCTCTCAAACATTTATTTCTTCCAGGGGTGCAAGATGGTACTCAATGGAAATGGCTGGAGTAGTTACGTATAGAGGAGCAAAAATAATTCAGAATGCTCGCGTATTGGttgaaaaaattggaaaaccaCTTGAATTAGATAGAGATGGTATCTGGTGTGTGCTCCCTGGATCTTTTCCGGGGAACTTTACTTTCAAAACCAAGTACGATTCTGCTCTTCATGCTTTATAaagtgacatattggtgtttgttttttttatgtcaaCTGTCAAAATCCTCATCAATTATCtgacatttattttaattataccACTTGCATGTAGCCAAATTTAAATGCATCATCCAAGGTTTTCTTAAGTGAGCGTGCTGTTCCTGTTGCAATATTTGAAACTGATGCTGGTAAAGTTCTGCCATGGTTTTCTGTAATTTCATTTGCTTCTTGTTTATGTACTAAAGAAAGCATGTACACATTTGAATTCACAGAAATAATGGTTTCTTTTTGTGCGGAGATGGTGCAAGTAATACTCAGATGTGGGCATTCGATCCATTATTGACTGGTCTTATTACAAGCAAAGGCTTAGTTCAGCAATTCAGAAAGTTATTACCATTCCTGCAGCAATGCTTCAGGTTTTGTTGCTTGttcattgttatttttttcctttgtatatctccctttttcttttgtgtgatCTGAAGTAAGATGAGTTGATTATAACAGGTTGCGAATCCCGTCCCTAGAGGGTACTACATCCTGATTGGCTGCATAAGAAGGTTCGTGAGAAGGAGGACAAGTTTCGAGAACGCAAATTACTTGATATCTTCAGCTCGTTGAACAGggatgaatttttgaaaaagaatagtGATGCTGCTGGCGCCAATGGTGTGATGAATGAAGAAATTGTTAAAGACTTGGAGGACTTTGGAAACAACAGCAGAAAATCTGTAAGTGGACCTACGATAGTTTGTGATTCACCTTGTTCTTATGACAACTATTCAAGTTCTAGAAATTGTCATTAGAAATTTGACTGTCATTTGTCATATCTCACAGCCTGCAGACTGGGAGGATAGGGAATATATTGATGATCCTAGTGAGGTTAAACCTGAGGTATTAAAACgaaaaatatttctttctaACTACTGAAGCCAGGCATTAGTATCTGTATAAATTATGTGCTTCCATTAATGTTTATCTTGGTATTGCAGGGATATGATTCAATTCCAAAAGAAATTCCAGACCCAAAAGCTAAAGAGGTTAGTTGATTGCTTAAGAAGCCATGCATACGCAAAGCCATGTATAATCATTAATGCCTGGCTTTAATGATGTTGGACCCAACACTACTACTAATTGTCATTATTTTTCAGTACACTCTATATTTCAAAAGGCTGCTTTACGTTCCACTTCTCTCCTCATTTCCCATTTTCCAGTTTGCTGTTTAATGCTGCTATTTTGTGATATGGTGCCTatagaaaagataaaagaaaacgAAAAATATGATAGAAGATgaaaaaatctcataatttaGTTTCCCTGATCAGCCTCATAACTGGGATGATGAAGAGAATGGTGCGTGGAAACCCCCAAAGGTACCTAATCCAGCGTATAAAGGACCATGGAAGCCCAAGGTATGCCAATTGAGCTCAAGAGATACACAAAAATGCTTGAAGCTTGATTCTCCTTTGCAGTTTCTCATGAGCTTGCTTTTTTGAGTTGACAGAAAATTAAGAACCCCAATTATAAAGGAAAATGGAAGACTCCTTGGATTGATAATCCAGGTATTGTGAAGCATACCTATATAACTTACTGGttgattataaaatataaaataatttggacCGCaggtacaaaaatttgaagttgACATTAAGTGGTTTCCTTTTTCCTATGTCCAGAGTTTGAAGATGACCCTGATGTTTATGGGCTTAAGCCAATTAAGTATGTAGGAATTGAGGTTTGGCAGGTAGGACATAAGTCTCAATCTACTATGCTAGATAGACTGATTATTATGTTGCTCTTGTTATGAATAAACTATATGATTAATGGGGTCAAATAATGCAGGTAAAGGGTGGGTCAGTTTACGACAATGTTTTGATCTGTGATGACCCAGATTATGCAACACAAGTTGTGGAAGAAGTATTTGCAAACAGGGAGGTGTGGCCCTTCTCCTTAAACTTTATTCTTAGATTCTAGATCAATAGCAGTTCCTTATTTGCATATCTTTTCTGTAACTTCAGATTGAAAAAGAGGCCTTTGAGGAAgcagagaaagtgagaaaagcACGAGAGGAAGAGGTTCTTAACGATACTTACTGCTGATTGCAATTTCTTTAGTCTTACTTGAATTTCATTCGAAGTGATTGTAAATCTTCAAACATCATGCAGGAAGCTCAAAGAGCAAGACAAGAAGGTGAAAGGAGGAGAAGAGAGCGGGGTTATGATCGACGGTACAGGGATAGATATAAGGACAGATACAGAAGGGTTTGTACAATTGGCATCActccttttaaatttttcatgatttcatcTGGTTATGATTGGTTGTTTGATGATCACCCTTATGATAAAAGTGATAAAGCCTATCATAGGCTTGGGCCAGCcaatcctttaattttttaggaaagttttggtCTTCtgtgattaattaattgattgtgTTGCATTTTCTGTGTATTTAATGGCTGTTCCCCATCAAAGGCTTCTTTACAGacgtgacaaaacacatttttcatatcaagattttttttttgtgaagatgTCAtaataatacaatgaatttcCTCTGTGGTTGTGTCCAACGAAGATTTTCATTGGAAGCTTTTGGCCTTTTTTCTAAATACTGTTGAATGGTACTGCCAATCAGTTGATGGAAACAGTTCTATATTTTAATGGAATTTTATAATAGGAAACTGATGCAGATTGATGATTGTTTTATTTACAAGTTGACCACATTCCATATAGGGAGAGTTTTAGACAGCTTCCCCCCCCTACCTGGCTCTCTAAAACTCTCCCTATTTTTTGGACTCAAAAGACTTGTATGATTGTTTCAAAGTTTGTCCTAAGTtcaaggtttaatttgttatgcAGGACCGTCGTGATTACATGGATGATTACCATGTCAGCTTCATTCTTTTctctacttatttttattgccAAATAGAGGTGGTATTCGTCATGAGAAGCATATGTTTTTCTTCTACCGCTGACAGTTCCCAGTAATTTGTTCAACATCCCCAAGTATtctgaattatttttatttacaagtTGACCACATTCCACATAggtctatttttatttatttttttcctccatgAATATTAATCTCTAGGAAATCCTGAATGTAGTAAGTAAATTCTCTTTTTGGAAGCATCTTATAGCAGACTTACAGTCAAACATATTGGaatctattttgtttattattattattttttgttttttttttccagaagaATCTAATTGCTGAAAAACTTTGTTGCTTTAAGAAATTGCAAGCTTGTTAAGCTGCTTCATAGAATTTatatcttgagaggaaatttgaaaGAATGTTGGTGTGGACCAGTTGGCATTGGCAATGTATTAGTGATGAGTGATTTGGAACACACctttcttgttaaaaaaaaaaaaaaaaatgttttgtgtATAGTTGGGATGAAGaatgagtatgtgaaaacaaatttattacaaTGGGTCTATTTTGCCTTTGATGTCATGGCCTGTTGTGTGAACACAAATAGAACACTGATACTCAATAATTTCAGCCATAAATTAGGGAAACAATTATTAATTgcagtttttgtattttgtgcaGAAATTTCTACTGAACAAACGTGAAATGGAGTTGTTGAAGTTAGAAAACAAGGTTAGGTTTATCCTTGCAGTTGTGAAGGGAGAGATCATTGTAAGTAATAGGAAGAGAGCTGCTCTGTTTGTTGACCTGCAAACAAAAGGTTTCACTCCTTTTCCAAAGAAAACTAAAGTTGTTGAGGCAGAAGTTGCTGGTGCAACTGATGATACAGAAGAAACAGAAGTGAAATCTCCTGCTGACAGCAGTAGTAATGGGGTACAGATAAGTGATTATGAGTATCTACTGGCCATGGCAATTGGAAGCTTGACCATTGAGAAGGTTCAGGAGTTATGCGCTGAAAGGGATAAGGTCAATAAGGAGGTTGATGATTTGAGAAAGGAAACTCCAAAGTCCTTTTGGAGGACAGATCTTGATGCTTTGGAGGGGCAACTCGATGTATGACTGAAAAATTAGCAATTCCTTGtgatgatttgtttatttttctgtCTTTCTATTTGTTGactgtttttagttttatgtcATTTAGGAGCTAGAGAGAAGTGATGTGAGTCAGAGgagttaagaaagaaaatgagaggcAAAGCAAGGGGTGAAGCTGCTATGAAGTCTGCTAGACAAGCACCCAAGAACCCACGGaagaacaataataagaagGCAAATAATGCAGAATCTGTTGCAGAAGCTGTCTCGTCATCTGTGGCTGCAAGGGAAATTGGtaagtgtaaaaaaatattatgtttattATATGGGAATATgattcttttgtttgatttttggtttactTCTGCTTCATTTACCAGAGAAAGCTCCTGAGGCAGCAAAACCCAAAGACAGAGCAGGCTCTAGGAAAGCTCCTGGTAAGGTCTGTTTCTGTTCCTA contains:
- the LOC126726804 gene encoding magnesium-chelatase subunit ChlH, chloroplastic-like, translating into MILEKDANEKLKGPNAPIVGLILQRSHIVTGDESHYVAVIMELEAKGAKVIPIFAGGLDFSGPVERYLIDPITKKPFVHSVISLTGFALVGGPARQDHPRAVEALRKLDVPYIVALPLLFQTTEEWLNSTLGLHPIQVALQVALPELDGGMEPIVFAGRDPRTGKSHALHKRVEQLCTRAIRWGELKRK
- the LOC126728600 gene encoding uncharacterized protein LOC126728600; the encoded protein is MEMAGVVTYRGAKIIQNARPNLNASSKVFLSERAVPVAIFETDADVGIRSIIDWSYYKQRLSSAIQKVITIPAAMLQRVLHPDWLHKKVREKEDKFRERKLLDIFSSLNRDEFLKKNSDAAGANGVMNEEIVKDLEDFGNNSRKSPADWEDREYIDDPSEVKPEGYDSIPKEIPDPKAKEPHNWDDEENGAWKPPKVPNPAYKGPWKPKKIKNPNYKGKWKTPWIDNPEFEDDPDVYGLKPIKYVGIEVWQVKGGSVYDNVLICDDPDYATQVVEEVFANREIEKEAFEEAEKVRKAREEEEAQRARQEGERRRRERGYDRRYRDRYKDRYRRDRRDYMDDYHKFLLNKREMELLKLENKVRFILAVVKGEIIVSNRKRAALFVDLQTKGFTPFPKKTKVVEAEVAGATDDTEETEVKSPADSSSNGVQISDYEYLLAMAIGSLTIEKVQELCAERDKVNKEVDDLRKETPKSFWRTDLDALEGQLDELERSDVSQRS
- the LOC126728601 gene encoding histone H1-like, producing MRGKARGEAAMKSARQAPKNPRKNNNKKANNAESVAEAVSSSVAAREIEKAPEAAKPKDRAGSRKAPAMETEVPKVPANKKERRKRAAAAQKKKPLATVSEISDDDDDD